The DNA segment TCCAGTCGTTTGGAGATTGTGTCTAAGAGATTTTTTTGTTGGGCATATAGGGCCTCAATATCCTCCTCCATTTTTAGAGTCACGTCATGATCAGCCTGGAATTGTCATTATGCTTCTTCTTTTGTCGCAATCTGAACTCTAGATGCACGGAGTGCATTAGATGATGGAAGTTGAACTAATTAAGCGAGTCATTGGTGTGTTTGTTCCATGTTCATCACACCAATTTGATATGATTGAATCTTATAAGTCCACTTGGTAACCTGTAATTGGGCAGAAACAATGTCAAAAGGGGGTCGTTCGGCTAACGATACATAAGTCAGTTTGACTTAAGACTTGAGGATTAACATAATAGTAAATCAAAGCTAAGATGTAAGCTTAATGAACGAATGGATGGATGGATGAATGAAGTAATGTACTTCGAGTTGTGTTTACTCTATTTATAATGTGATCGAGTTTTAGAAGATGATTATAAGTTTAGGAGCGAGATGAGTTACGTGTCACCTATTGATAAGTGAACGTGTGTCCGGATATCAGAGCCTAATATCCCTTAAGCCCATTAAGCTTGTAAGTCACGGGATCAGACGTGATTGCTGTAATAGGTGGATCCTAAACTAGGATTTTGGATACTTCCCAAGCCAATATCTTCAATACGGAGTCATATTGAAGATTTTTGTTATAGTGGTGCCACATGTTCTCTTTTTATAAATGCTTGTTCGGTTTTCATAAACGCCACTTGGCGAGTTTATATTCGCATGATATCACTAATAATCTGTCAAAATATGAATAACTAAGTCTGATACATATAAGCTAGTCACAAaaaaggcttaaagcactaTTCCCACGTTTATCCAAAAGGTTGGTATTTTCTTcgtgatctattatttggtaatATCTGTCATGAACTATTTACAATGTTGTTCTTTGTAGGGGTGTAAACGGGGTATGGATTCTCCATCCCTATCAGAGATCTGCCCCGACGGGGATGTGGATTGTTTTGTCCCTTACTTATGAGGACGAGAATGGGTATTCTCGCCCCATGGAGATTCTCGTACCTTTCCTCGATATGTTCCCATGGGGATCCCTCAAATTCCCTAATTAATTCCTCGTTCaacatttattttatatatatatatatattgtgatTCTTTTAGAATTATTATGTTAGGTCAATTTTACTCTTTCTTTCTGTCATTCAACTCAAATTAATCTTATTATTTATCATTATACTATGTGAAATGCCaataaaattgagaaaaaaatagaataaaagtttttgtatatattgaaaaacataaaggaatgaGAAATGAGGATCCCACATGGACAAAACTGTCTGCGTTTAGGTTTTGGGACGGGGACGAGGAATCCTCGATAAGTCGGGAGCGAGGATGGAGAATATAATCCCTATAGAACTTTGCTCCTTGTTTATTATTTGGTAATATTTAACTAATGACCTCTTAAAATTGATGAAATCTCAATTAATGTGGACGATGAATAAACAAGTCCGTTGAAGTTTTATGGATTGAATttctattaaattaaattaaagttttaatttattttttcagtGATTTAATTTATTCTACATATTTTATCTATATGTTAATCGTATGTACTCCTttcgtttcatattacatgactttttagagagttgtacaaaaattaaggatattagaaAAAAGATATTGTTGTCCCTTATTTATTAatttcaatatttatttattctataataagttcattatgctaattaattttcgtaaatccgcgttttatagcagaaaaaatgatgacttaacgtgtagtaatcatataaaatgacatgtaatatgaaacaaaaaagaatctctaaaaagacatgtaatatgaaacggaggtagtACTATTTAATGTGTCAAAATCATGACAAGTTGGATAATTTAGTGGAACATAATATTATTGATTAAGATTTCATCTATAATGTTACTTACAAACAATCAATTAAAATGtaccaaatattaaaattaatttaataacattTGGTTTGTTAAAAAACGAAGTGAAAAGTTTGGACAAGTAGAACATGCTTACGGTTCTGTAGAATATGACTTAACCAGAGGCGACCCTAACCTACCTACCCGCGTCCAAAGAATACGGAATATTGTAtaattgagaaaaataaattccgAGAAACAAACAGAAAGTGAGGGAAAATTTCAGTTTCAGCATGAGTGGCATCCCGACTTCCCAATCTTTCTGCTTCTCTTCTCTTCAACTTAACAAACAAACTTCAAGTTGTAGCTATGGTATTTGCTCAGTTAATCCTTCTATCTCGTCTTTATCAGATATAAAGCTCAAAAAACAATTGGGTCTAAGATTTGGAACGCCAACCAAAGACTCCAATTCAATTACCTTCAAATGCAACAGCACCACCGGACCTGGCGGCCCTGGTTCTGGTACTATTCCGTCCATCTTATTTTACTATTCCTGTATACATACCTATGTATGTATTTTAGGAGAGAAAATGGTGACCTTTCTTGTAATATACTtgaattcttttttctttctgaaCTTTAGGACTATTAACCGATTAAAGTTCATGGAAATTCTTAACTCGAATAGAATAAGTTGTTAATTTTGTCGTCAAGATTATGTTGTTGGGAGAAGTCCTAAATTTGGGAGGATAAAATGGAAGTATTTATTTCGTGTTTTGCTTGAAGTTCGCTCTCTAAGATTGAGGTCTGAGATAGATTTCCAATTTTATTCTGATTACGGTCTCTAAGCTACTAATTGAAAGTTTGGTGGAATTTATTTCATATAGCGATTAGTGAAGATATTAGGTTTTCGGGTATGCTTTTTGATTGAGTTGAAAATTGGATTCAGAAGAATGAATGGTGTTTTAAGGTATGGATAATGGATGTGCTGAAAATCGTTAATCAATAAGGTAGAAAACTGATGAATCGTTATGAGCATTTCCCCCCTTTTCAAAGGAATGTACAACCTCGGGTTTCTAAAGAGCTTTCTTCACCTTTAAGTGTTTTATGAGGAAAATTTTCTAGTGTACAGGCTACCTAATCGAGTTCATTTGCAAAGAACAGTAGAGTTGATAACAAGCTTCCATAGTGGTCCTGGCTGTAAGAATTTTAGTCTGAATTGCATCAGACAGAAAAGGATTTGGATATGATTATTGTGTATCTTCAGTctgaattaataaataaaatgctgATTCTGCAGTTGAATAGTATATGTCTAAGCGACTGTGTATGCAATGGAAGAAGAACTAAGGATCCAAATGGACTATTATGCTGGATTATTAGTTCTAGCTTTTCTGTGGGATCTTTTTGTTATGTTGTGCAAGTGCAAGTAATTATTCTTGTATGGTACCATAAATTGCATTGAGCATTACAGGTAAATTTCTTTTGATAAAGAACAAGAAAAGAGAAGCATTACAGTATTTTTTCATGAATTAGCAAATAGAACAGCATATGAAATGTAAGCTTCCTTAAGAACTATGATAGATTACGAATTGATATTGAATTATTGAGAATATGAAATTGTGAGAGTCAACCTAGAAGAAATTCCTCATGatcaatttcattttatttgtaaAATAAGACACTAAATGCTGCAGGTGATAACGAGAGCAAGGCTGTTCTGGATGCATTTTTCTTGGGAAAGGCGGTAGCAGAAGCAGTTAATGAGCGTATTGAATCTGCAGTTGGGGAATTTCTGAGTACAATTGGCAGACTGCAAGCTGAGCAACAGAGGCAAATACAGGACTTTCAGGTAGTGAACTATTAGTTATAGATTTTATGTATTCAAAGTTCATTCTTTTACATCTTGCTGCACTGAATAATTCTCCTTTCTTTCTCTCAAGAAAATTTTTCTAGTTCTATTTCACAACTCAAGGTTTGTGATAGTGTTCCTATGGAGGATAAAGTTTCAGAAGGATTGAGCTAAAGCTCTTTGAAACTTTTGATTCCCGTTTCAACATAGTAGCTTATCTGTCATCTTGAAAGTAAAGTAACTGTAttgttctctttttttttttttttttggtaaacgttgttgtcgtgtgaccgagaggtcacgtgttcgagtcttaggagcggcctcttgccaaaaaattggcaggggaaggcttgcccccaatacacccttgtggtgggacccttcCCTAGACCCttgcttagcggggacgcgtagtgcaccgggccgccctttaatGTATGTTGCACGGAAAGTTTGATTTTAAAGCGTTTGTTTCTATAACTGTTTCTGAAACCAAAATCTTGGAAACTCTTAGCAATAGACACATCTTAACTTAAGTTTTAATTTGACTATGTGCAGGAAGATGTGTTGGTAAGGGCAAAAAAAGCTAAGGAAACTGCAGCAAGAGAAGCCATGGAGGCACAAGGAATCGTTCCAAAGCCTACCTCAACGGATGCAGCATCAGTTACTTACAATGCTAAGTCTGCTACTTCATCACCAACCATTGTTGCTGTGACTCCTACTACCACTTCATCATCAACTCCAAATTCATCTGCAGTACCTATTGCTCAGAAAGGTCCTGATCCTGCAGGGGAAGGCCCTACTTTTGGCGTCTCAGATTATGAGTAGGCTAAAGTTCGTTTAAGTAGCACGTTCTTACACTGCTAAATGTTGGGGGGTCTTACACTTGAAAGATGTCCAGTATCCAAATTCCAGTGGCTGTAGGGATGTGTTATTTTTCTTTCATATCTTGAAGTTTCTATAAGATAAAAAGTTTACTTAACGACATGGCTCACACGTAAGTAGTTTATGGTGTAATTACCAAACCCAAGGTCCAGTGTGAGTGTTCACATTAtagagagaggagagaggagCTGTATCTCTCAATCTTAAATGTATAACTTCACTCATATATGCTCATATAAGGCTGTTACACTATTGACAGAGTAATCCGTTTAACAATATCTATATGAtacgattatcatttttattgcatctatgttatatataatcatgattatcatttttattgcatctatgttatatataatcatgtcatttgaaatatataaatcacataTTATATTAATGACATTATGTTAAAAAAAGGTATTGGGCTTAAGTGCAGGATTTCCCCTCAGACTTTACAAGTTGTTGTAACGTGGTCCCTAAACCAGAATCCGGAGCACTGGAATTATGAAATTATCACAGCAGATTCATCAGATTGTCTTACTCGTACAAGTTACCTTTTTCTTATATGTTTTTGGAAGCATTAGAAAACTTTATGTTTTTGGAAGCATTACAAAACTTTGTATTGTAAGTATTTGGTTTTCCAAAACTTAATACCTAATAAATGGGAAAAACCAGGACAAATTACATCCAAAAATAGGTTGTTTCATAAGTAATTTAAGAAGTATGCAGGAGAGAAAattggcaaaaagcataattaaccTGTTTTAAGAATCAAACTcgtgatcaattatttttccacattaaacttttaattattgattttgttatgaatctggcttttatttaacttttccgtcgagtttGGAAAAGGAGAAGATCAATTTAGCAATTCTAATGCTGAAAATTGCAAAATTAGAGAGAAGATCGAGCTTGGAAGAACCTACTTGAAATTGAAGTTTgtaatttctttatactttttacTCTCTATCTATCCTAGCtaataaactcttatttttatttgtccacgtcTATTGACCGAATTGCCCTAACAATATGTGCCGCCCAAACTCAACGGAAAACTTAAATAAGGACCGaatccataatagaatcaatgatcaaaaATTCAATATGTAAAATAATTGATAAGAggtttgatccttaaaacatgtaaagttaAAGACActtaataatgttttttttctcAAGAAAATTCCGTTAGATTATGCTAGAACAATTCATATTATTCTTAACATATTAGTTTTACTTGAGCTTATATTAGCTACATGCCCCAAGCATAATACGAGCTTGAATTTAGTTGCAAATTGTGAAACCTTAATCGAACAGGGCCCTCATACCTCACTTGCTCTTCTCTACACCACAACATTTCCGATACAAGAAGAATTTCTACATTATATTTTCTCAATACAAGTAAATTATCTACATGCCATctacaataaaataatatatagtttttgttaTTTCGTTTGTTGTTTGATCCTTTCTCTTTGTTTTCAGATCGAGGCCCATCCCATTCACAGGATGTATCCAACACTATCCGACCCGATTTTAATGGGACTATCTGATCCGGTATAAAAGGGTGTGAGACGAATATAAGATCAACACCATTGCCCATGACGGGTATGAGAATACCCAGTACCCGATGACCGATACCACTAAACTACTTTTTCTTATTGGTTAAGGTTCGATCTGTTAAATTTTTAAGtggataatttattaaatttataatatttttttgttttatatatttattctttACGGATAGAGACACCTGCGAATTAAATAGGACGGATATAGAATGTAAAAAGTATACCGGTTAGCGTAATGGGATGTATacggataaaaaataaaaggataagAATTTAGAATTTACAATACCGACGGATACCCTACCCATTACCATCCTCTAGCCCCCAATGTTGAATATCTAGATCAATTTAAGATCACCAATCCAGTCCAAGTTCTCTGAATATGTTGATGGAAATAAGACAGAACAAAACTTTTTAAACATATAAAAACTTCATTTGTGACAAAATTTCCTGCATTGTTGAGTTCACAATTACAAATGTAGTCTTTCCAGATCTTACCCTAACTCAtcagaaaaaataaaaactcaCTGACTCAGTCAGTTAACATGCAGTCTCCCTTTTTCCATCAATGGCTTCGCATCATCATATCATGCATGATCCAATTCAACACCAGACATTGGCACCTCACCAATAATTTCATCATCATCCTTGGCATCATCTTCAACATCCATGGCAGAGTCTTTCTTTTTTCTGTAATCCACTTTAAAGTCATAGTCATCATCCATTGAATCCACTTTAGCTGTTtttttcctcctcttcttctctgcTCTTTTCATTTTCGGATTCAGTATACCTTCTGCTGCATATAGCTTTTCGTTTTGCTTGCTGGATATGGATTTTCCCTTGCTCTTGTTTGCATCATCTTCTTTAGAACCTATAGACATAGGCACGTCCTCGTCTTCACCGTCATCACTCATGTGTTCAGCGTCTTCATTACCTTGAGTCGACGGCTGGGTCTCCGTATCTCCCTAATAAGAATAATGGTTATGAAatgataattaagttagaattAATGGATTAGATCATTTCTAAACTACTAAGAAGCAAGAACAAGAGAAGGATTAATCTGTTCATAGAAATAAAGCACTTGTTAAGGGATTACAAACAAAGCACAGAACTTTAAGGCCCTAAAATTACTCTGTATATAAAAAGAACTTCTTGCAACAACAGCAATTGCAATACTAAAACGTGCAAGAAATCACTAACCTCTATCATGCTTTCGTTGAATTTGATGGGGCAATTAGGTGGTACTTCAACGGGATTAAAGTCATCAACAGATTTGAGGCTTCCAATGAACGAGGACTCAGCACCATAAACTTCATCTATGTTAAATTCCTTTCCAAGCTCGGTAACAATTCTAGCTTCTGAAGGTTCTTCTTGAACTCTAGTTGGCGGCATAGTGTAATATGGAATTTTACCTGAAATATGTTACACAAAAATTTAATCCTCTCGTTCTATTACAAATGGTCATATTTTGCGTTTATCTCCATCCATGCATTAATAGTAAAGATAAACGTAGATTCCTAGAAGGCATACCCTCATTCCAGTCATGCAGAACAATCCTAGCAGCAGCATCAACATCCACGATTCCACCCTTTTTGAGCCTACCCCGGACCAAAGCAACCTTTTGCAGGAAGTCGTCAACAGTTTCAAAGGCTGGTATCTTGTATAGGGTTACCAACAGTCTATCTGGACACATCTTCAGAATTTCTTTCACTGCATTACCGAGAAACACAACAAACATCAATACACTAACATAAATGTAAAAGCAGGAAAGCTAACCCCTATAAATCCTACTTCAGAGGTTTCCTAGCCAAAAGAGCAGCTGAATTTAATTTACATTGTAAAAAGCCTATGTTGCACAGAAACTCTCCGTCACTGGCGTTTCCACGCTTCGTGTCCGTTTCTTTTCCATTTCCATAACCGTTTCCtagctatatttttttagaaacaacTTTTTCTGTGTTGGTTTCCATCAACATAGGTAAAAACTAACAAGAAATCTATAGGTAATAAAATAAACCTAGAAAGCATGTAGAGgcaaaatataaattctttCTTCAGCTTCACCTGCACCTTGGTCCTATAAAGATTAACATACAGCTCAGAActtccttttttttctattattttagTAAAAGACTGTCTAGCCTGTACTGTTCACTGCATTATGTTCTATTCCAGTGTTCAAGGAACAAGTTCATGTTTCATCCAAATGATGAAATACAACATAACATGTTCAAGAGGAATGATGTGGaaacacaaaattaaaatttgtacTCAGTTGAGAAAAATGAGGACTTGGGATAAATTGAAAGTGCATTTTTCAGGGATTCAAGGTGCTATGGCCTAATAAGGATTATTTACAATGCTGAAGAAGTAAATGCCCGAAAGAAATACAAAAATGATTAAATTACCTGGACTAACAGGATCATCCAACTTCTCAATCCTTTTACAGTTACGAAGAGCAATAGAGGCATCATTCTCCACAGACTTCAGCATTACAACACCAGGACAATCCaacaatttaatgtttttat comes from the Euphorbia lathyris chromosome 5, ddEupLath1.1, whole genome shotgun sequence genome and includes:
- the LOC136230301 gene encoding guanine nucleotide-binding protein-like NSN1 — its product is MVKRSKKSKSKRITLKQKHKVIKKVKEHHKKKAKEAKKLGLNKKPKVEKDPGIPNDWPFKEQELKALEARRARAIEELEQKKAARKERAQKRKLGLPVDEKPSAKKQNLEEQNNGGIARNRDNSDRGFYKELVKVIEESDVILEVLDARDPLGTRCVDMEKIVMKSGHHKHLVLLLNKIDLVPREAVEKWLKYLREELPSVAFKCSTQEQRSNLGWKSSSKTAKTNNPLQTSDCLGADTLIKLLKNYSRSHDIKKSITVGVIGLPNVGKSSLINSLKRSHVANVGATPGLTRSMQEVQLDKNIKLLDCPGVVMLKSVENDASIALRNCKRIEKLDDPVSPVKEILKMCPDRLLVTLYKIPAFETVDDFLQKVALVRGRLKKGGIVDVDAAARIVLHDWNEGKIPYYTMPPTRVQEEPSEARIVTELGKEFNIDEVYGAESSFIGSLKSVDDFNPVEVPPNCPIKFNESMIEGDTETQPSTQGNEDAEHMSDDGEDEDVPMSIGSKEDDANKSKGKSISSKQNEKLYAAEGILNPKMKRAEKKRRKKTAKVDSMDDDYDFKVDYRKKKDSAMDVEDDAKDDDEIIGEVPMSGVELDHA
- the LOC136231125 gene encoding uncharacterized protein At4g13200, chloroplastic, whose protein sequence is MSGIPTSQSFCFSSLQLNKQTSSCSYGICSVNPSISSLSDIKLKKQLGLRFGTPTKDSNSITFKCNSTTGPGGPGSGDNESKAVLDAFFLGKAVAEAVNERIESAVGEFLSTIGRLQAEQQRQIQDFQEDVLVRAKKAKETAAREAMEAQGIVPKPTSTDAASVTYNAKSATSSPTIVAVTPTTTSSSTPNSSAVPIAQKGPDPAGEGPTFGVSDYE